One uncultured Acidilobus sp. JCHS genomic window carries:
- a CDS encoding Ribosomal protein S15P/S13E, with protein MHKKSRKGQSHSTRPAHPRPPSWLNLTPEEIETIIVQLAQKGYTPSQIGLILRDQFGVPLVKPILGKSITEVLDEKGLAPKIPEDLFNLIKRAVNLRRHLQEHPKDTSSQRGLVLAESKIRRLVKYYKSVGKLPPDWEYDPERAKLLVAGAG; from the coding sequence TTGCACAAGAAGAGTCGCAAGGGTCAGTCGCACTCGACAAGGCCAGCTCACCCTAGGCCTCCCTCCTGGCTTAACTTAACGCCTGAGGAGATAGAGACCATAATAGTTCAGCTGGCTCAGAAGGGCTATACCCCTAGCCAGATAGGCCTCATATTGAGGGACCAGTTCGGAGTCCCCCTGGTCAAGCCAATACTGGGCAAGAGCATAACAGAGGTCCTTGACGAGAAGGGGCTGGCGCCTAAGATACCCGAGGACCTCTTTAACCTGATAAAGAGGGCCGTGAACCTGAGGAGACACCTGCAGGAGCACCCCAAGGATACAAGCAGCCAGAGAGGCCTGGTCTTGGCAGAGTCCAAGATCAGGAGGTTAGTGAAGTACTACAAGAGCGTTGGCAAGCTGCCCCCAGACTGGGAGTACGACCCAGAGAGGGCAAAGCTACTCGTGGCCGGCGCAGGCTAA